The proteins below are encoded in one region of Castor canadensis chromosome 6, mCasCan1.hap1v2, whole genome shotgun sequence:
- the Smim15 gene encoding small integral membrane protein 15 isoform X2, translating into MFDIKAWAEYVVEWAAKDPYGFLTTVILALTPLFLASAVLSWKLAKMIEAREKEQKKKQKRQENIAKAKRLKKD; encoded by the coding sequence ATGTTTGACATAAAGGCTTGGGCTGAGTATGTTGTGGAATGGGCTGCAAAGGACCCATATGGCTTCCTTACAACAGTTATTTTGGCCCTCACTCCACTGTTCCTAGCAAGTGCCGTACTGTCCTGGAAATTGGCCAAGATGATTGAAGCCAGGGAgaaggaacaaaagaagaaacaaaaacgtCAAGAAAATATTGCAAAAGCTAAACGACTAAAAAAGGATTGA
- the Smim15 gene encoding small integral membrane protein 15 isoform X1 — MSTSDTGFSCFLKLMYQIQDLCKSLFPKAATKMFDIKAWAEYVVEWAAKDPYGFLTTVILALTPLFLASAVLSWKLAKMIEAREKEQKKKQKRQENIAKAKRLKKD, encoded by the exons ATGTCAACAAGTGACACAGGATTCAGCTGTTTCCTGAAATTAATGTATCAGATTCAAGATCTTTGTAAAAGTTTG TTTCCTAAGGCTGCTACAAAGATGTTTGACATAAAGGCTTGGGCTGAGTATGTTGTGGAATGGGCTGCAAAGGACCCATATGGCTTCCTTACAACAGTTATTTTGGCCCTCACTCCACTGTTCCTAGCAAGTGCCGTACTGTCCTGGAAATTGGCCAAGATGATTGAAGCCAGGGAgaaggaacaaaagaagaaacaaaaacgtCAAGAAAATATTGCAAAAGCTAAACGACTAAAAAAGGATTGA